The genomic DNA AGCATTATACTCGGGCTTATTTACGTCATTTATTTAATGTCAATGAAATTTTGGGTTTACGTTTGACCACCATTCATAATTTAGCTTTTTTATTTCAGTTAATGTCTAAAATTAGACAAGCTTTGTCTGATGATAGTTTAGAGGAATTAAGAAAGGAGATCTGGGGGTATTATTGTGAAAAAGAGGGAAAATAGGGTTTGCATCGAAGTGATGAAAGGGTTAAAATGTAAAATATAGCTAAGATGTTGAGGGGGGAAGTTAATTGCAGGGTCTTTTGAGTAGTGTTTTTTGGTTAGTTGTTTTGTTTGTTTTTATGTATTTCATGTTAGTAAGACCACAACAAAAACATAACAAAATGCGTTTAGCTATGTTGGCAGAATTAAAAGCAGGTGATGAAGTAATCACCGTAGGTGGATTTTACGGAAAAATAGTTGAACTTACCGAAGATACCATGTTTTTGGAAATTGCGGAAAATCTGCGGGTAAAAATGCAGCGTGATGCGGTAAATGTTGTCTTGGCTGATGAAGAAGAAATAACAGAAGAATAAGATTTCCAAAGAAGCTGTTAATTACAGCTTCTTTGCATGTTTGACAAGGATTTGGGCAAGGAATATAATGATTCAGGATGAGCAATTTTGAGAGGCTAAGGAGGGGAAAAAGGAATGAGATGGAAAAAGGTTTTTGCCCTGATTTTGATACTGGGATTAATTATTGGGGGTGCTTTTGCCGCAGTAAAGCCTTTTGGAAATAATCTAAAATTGGGGCTGGACCTTAAGGGTGGAGTTATGGTTAGACTGCAGGCCCAAGGTGAGG from Clostridia bacterium includes the following:
- the yajC gene encoding preprotein translocase subunit YajC, whose amino-acid sequence is MYFMLVRPQQKHNKMRLAMLAELKAGDEVITVGGFYGKIVELTEDTMFLEIAENLRVKMQRDAVNVVLADEEEITEE